In Acidimicrobiales bacterium, a genomic segment contains:
- a CDS encoding carboxymuconolactone decarboxylase family protein produces the protein MTTVPDGPRIPPLDPADRDDTARSLLEGMGALGSELNVFTTLVRHPKLFRRWSAFGGALLLAGALPARDRELLILRTAWNNGCEYEWGQHVPIAREAGLDAEIDRVIDGPTAAGLAPFDVILLQAADELHRDSVISDDTWARLQERYDERQMIEVPMLVGHYAMLGYSLNSFGVQREEGVHGFPTSRNSQAGARVDNK, from the coding sequence ATGACCACCGTTCCTGATGGCCCAAGGATCCCGCCGCTCGATCCAGCTGACCGCGACGACACGGCGCGCTCCCTGCTCGAGGGTATGGGCGCCTTGGGCTCAGAGCTCAACGTGTTCACCACGCTCGTCCGCCATCCCAAGCTCTTTCGCCGCTGGTCGGCGTTCGGCGGCGCGCTCCTGCTGGCCGGCGCGCTGCCCGCCCGGGACCGCGAGCTGCTGATCCTGCGCACGGCGTGGAACAACGGCTGCGAGTACGAGTGGGGCCAGCACGTGCCCATCGCCCGCGAAGCCGGCCTCGACGCCGAGATCGACCGGGTGATCGACGGGCCCACGGCAGCGGGGCTGGCCCCGTTCGACGTCATCCTCCTCCAGGCCGCCGACGAGCTCCACCGGGACTCCGTCATCAGTGACGACACCTGGGCCCGGCTGCAGGAGCGCTACGACGAGCGCCAGATGATCGAGGTGCCCATGCTCGTCGGGCACTACGCCATGCTCGGCTACAGCCTCAACTCGTTCGGCGTCCAGCGCGAGGAGGGTGTCCACGGCTTCCCGACCAGCCGGAATAGCCAAGCTGGGGCAAGAGTTGATAATAAGTAA